The Flavobacterium jumunjinense genome includes a region encoding these proteins:
- a CDS encoding DUF6029 family protein — translation MKKITILSFVFFSIISFSQEDKEKIKGNFFGGFESNSQWYTNDKDRGINHPEDPFRSNNYLNANYNYGKWTAGVQGEGYLPNALLNYNPKYEKANVATYYLNYRSSKINATAGYFYEQFGSGLLLRSWEDRSLGINNALRGGKIKYTPTDNLSFTALYGRQRTGFDIANGDVFGFNSEINLFRMLKIESSDLSLGFSYVGRKETTTIINPNFNELTNGFAGRLNFSKNSFYFSAEYNFKTEDGILYDSKTVYNDFVKPGSALLLNGGYSKKGFGLDVTLRRLENMSFYSEREPEVFSPEKTSIYYNDRLMNFVPSLTKQHHFNLANIYVYQAQARVSLDFDNGIAKAGEIGGQIDIYYDFPKETALGGKYGTKISANFSNWNNLKGDYNLFPPEYKTDFLGAGEKYFSDFNLEINKKFSKKFSSTFAFINQYYNNRLITGAANTVIKANILAAEFDYNLSKGRAAKLAIEHMWADNDRKNWIAMLFEYNINTRFSVFASDMYNYGYDKDANLIDHETDPFDIHFYNFGGAYKKGSTRFAINYGRQRGGLVCAGGVCRFVPPSTGLGMSITTSFN, via the coding sequence ATGAAAAAAATTACAATACTCTCTTTTGTCTTTTTTAGCATAATAAGTTTTTCACAAGAAGATAAAGAAAAGATAAAAGGAAATTTTTTTGGTGGCTTTGAGTCAAATTCTCAATGGTATACTAACGATAAAGATAGAGGAATTAATCACCCAGAAGACCCTTTTCGTTCTAACAATTATTTAAATGCTAATTATAATTACGGAAAATGGACTGCAGGCGTTCAAGGTGAAGGTTATTTGCCTAATGCTTTATTAAATTACAATCCTAAATACGAAAAAGCAAACGTTGCAACTTACTATTTAAATTATAGATCTAGTAAGATTAATGCAACAGCTGGTTATTTTTACGAACAATTCGGAAGTGGCTTACTTTTAAGAAGTTGGGAAGATCGATCATTAGGAATAAACAATGCACTTCGTGGTGGTAAAATTAAATATACACCAACAGACAATCTATCTTTTACTGCCTTATACGGAAGACAAAGAACAGGGTTTGATATAGCAAATGGAGACGTTTTTGGATTTAATTCTGAGATTAATCTTTTCAGAATGTTAAAAATTGAAAGCTCCGATTTGTCATTAGGTTTCAGTTATGTTGGAAGAAAAGAAACAACCACAATAATAAATCCTAATTTTAATGAATTAACGAATGGATTTGCTGGGAGATTAAATTTCTCAAAAAACAGCTTCTATTTTTCCGCTGAATATAATTTCAAAACAGAAGATGGTATTTTGTATGACTCCAAAACGGTTTATAATGACTTTGTAAAACCTGGATCTGCATTACTCCTAAACGGAGGTTATTCTAAAAAAGGTTTTGGACTAGATGTAACCCTTAGAAGACTTGAAAACATGAGTTTTTATTCTGAAAGAGAGCCTGAAGTTTTTTCTCCTGAAAAAACGAGTATCTATTATAATGACAGGTTAATGAATTTTGTTCCTAGCTTAACAAAACAACATCATTTTAATTTAGCAAACATTTACGTTTATCAAGCACAAGCTCGCGTTTCTTTAGATTTTGACAATGGTATTGCGAAAGCAGGAGAGATTGGTGGGCAAATTGACATTTATTATGATTTTCCAAAGGAAACTGCACTAGGTGGAAAATATGGAACAAAAATTTCTGCAAATTTCAGTAATTGGAACAATCTTAAAGGAGATTACAACCTCTTTCCTCCAGAATATAAAACAGATTTCTTAGGGGCTGGAGAAAAATATTTTTCAGATTTCAACCTTGAAATAAATAAAAAATTCAGCAAGAAATTCAGTTCAACTTTTGCTTTCATTAATCAATATTACAACAACAGACTAATCACTGGGGCTGCCAATACTGTTATAAAAGCAAATATCTTAGCCGCTGAATTTGATTATAATTTATCAAAAGGTAGAGCTGCTAAATTAGCTATTGAACATATGTGGGCTGATAATGACAGAAAGAATTGGATTGCTATGTTATTTGAATATAACATCAACACACGATTTTCTGTTTTTGCTTCGGATATGTATAATTATGGCTATGATAAAGATGCGAACCTAATTGACCATGAAACTGATCCTTTCGATATTCATTTCTATAACTTTGGTGGTGCTTACAAAAAAGGAAGTACTCGATTTGCTATTAATTATGGTAGACAAAGAGGTGGTTTAGTTTGTGCCGGTGGTGTATGTAGATTTGTTCCTCCAAGCACAGGTTTAGGTATGTCTATTACCACTTCGTTCAACTAA
- a CDS encoding TlpA family protein disulfide reductase — protein MNKFLLFILFTANISLAQQDFPKITLKNLNNQNINTSDFNKNDRLYVYSFWATWCAPCIQELESISDVYDDWKSELDLEIIAVATDDSRTEKRVKPMINGKGWEYTFLLDTNQDLKRKLSIANIPYLVVVKNGKIVYIQNGHTPGAEDELLETLKGL, from the coding sequence ATGAATAAATTTTTGCTTTTTATCCTTTTCACAGCAAACATAAGCCTTGCGCAACAGGATTTCCCTAAAATCACTTTAAAAAACCTTAACAATCAAAACATTAACACCTCTGATTTTAACAAAAATGATAGATTATATGTATATTCTTTTTGGGCAACTTGGTGCGCTCCTTGCATCCAAGAGTTAGAATCAATCAGTGATGTGTATGACGATTGGAAATCAGAACTGGACTTAGAAATTATTGCTGTTGCTACAGACGATTCGAGAACAGAAAAAAGAGTTAAACCAATGATAAACGGTAAAGGTTGGGAGTATACTTTTCTTTTAGATACAAATCAAGATTTAAAAAGAAAATTATCTATAGCAAATATCCCCTATTTAGTTGTGGTTAAAAATGGTAAAATTGTTTATATCCAAAACGGTCACACACCTGGAGCTGAAGATGAATTATTAGAAACACTCAAAGGATTATAA
- a CDS encoding Omp28-related outer membrane protein: protein MKKILLVLTVVSSFFYTSCSSDEKNDGDGDSSTTPLTSITASSNLSIVDKGDTVIFSATGNNGVNLTPNATFYVDGVQISGNTYVTSTVGTIDVYATHTPSGGTMMTAATMQVTINNVIRFNKKVLIEDFTGTWCGYCPRVAQAIDLVKAQTSDAVVVAIHRGNDPYNFTGAGALENQIGLTGYPTAMLNRNIDWEYPETSTSSVNQAVVMTVGANPKLGIAMETTTAGTTSTVDVKVKFGRPFTNLKLVVYALENGLIYDQTNYTSYFGGSSTIANFEHNHVLRSVLTSSILGEDITGNTNFDDNFTKSFTYTIPSSVNASNVQFVAVVLDSSGRAVNSRSVGANENQTFEIE, encoded by the coding sequence ATGAAAAAAATTCTTTTAGTATTAACTGTAGTCAGTTCTTTTTTTTACACCTCATGTAGTAGTGATGAAAAAAATGATGGAGATGGAGACTCATCAACAACTCCATTAACAAGCATTACTGCATCATCTAACTTGTCAATTGTTGATAAGGGAGATACTGTTATTTTTTCTGCAACAGGAAATAACGGTGTTAATTTGACACCTAACGCTACTTTTTATGTAGATGGAGTTCAGATATCTGGAAATACTTATGTTACGTCTACAGTTGGAACAATAGATGTATACGCAACTCATACTCCTTCTGGAGGAACGATGATGACAGCTGCAACTATGCAAGTAACTATAAATAACGTTATTCGATTCAATAAAAAAGTATTGATTGAAGACTTTACAGGAACATGGTGTGGTTATTGCCCAAGAGTTGCCCAAGCTATCGACTTGGTAAAAGCACAAACTTCTGATGCAGTTGTAGTTGCAATTCATAGAGGTAATGATCCTTATAATTTTACAGGAGCAGGAGCATTAGAAAATCAAATTGGGTTAACAGGATATCCAACAGCAATGCTAAATAGAAACATTGATTGGGAATATCCAGAAACATCTACTTCGTCTGTAAATCAAGCAGTTGTAATGACTGTGGGAGCTAATCCAAAATTAGGAATTGCAATGGAGACAACTACAGCAGGAACTACTTCTACAGTAGATGTGAAAGTGAAATTCGGTAGACCATTTACTAATTTAAAATTAGTTGTTTATGCATTAGAAAACGGATTAATTTACGATCAAACGAATTATACTTCATATTTTGGAGGTAGTAGTACAATTGCTAATTTCGAGCATAATCATGTTTTAAGAAGTGTTTTAACAAGTAGTATTCTTGGAGAAGATATTACAGGAAATACTAATTTTGATGATAATTTTACTAAATCTTTTACTTACACTATACCTTCAAGTGTTAATGCTTCAAATGTTCAATTTGTAGCTGTAGTTCTTGATTCATCTGGTAGAGCAGTAAACTCTAGATCAGTTGGAGCAAATGAAAATCAAACATTTGAGATAGAATAA
- a CDS encoding proline racemase family protein yields MLQQEFKTPKDWLAIKTIDMHTGGEPLRVILSGFPELKGNSILEYRRYIKDNYDYLRTSLMYEPRGHADMYGCILLPSNDEDDADFGILFMHNEGYSTMCGHAIIAISTLAVEMKWIEVQEGKNTLKIDAPCGRILSFVNVKNGSIESVCFHCVPSFVVALDCSIIIPELGKLTYDLAYGGAFYAYVDLTKNNLNLSLSAQNYRKIIDLGMTIKHAVMESNKDILHPFESDLSFLYGTIFSDVPNNKNNDLRNVCVFADGEVDRSPTGSGVSGRVAIEHARNSLSKNKTLSIESITDSVFKCAMIEETIYGQYNAVIPEVSGSAHITGMHTFLIDPKDPMKNGFIFR; encoded by the coding sequence ATGTTACAACAAGAATTTAAAACGCCTAAAGATTGGTTGGCTATCAAAACTATCGATATGCATACAGGAGGAGAACCACTTAGAGTTATCCTTTCTGGTTTCCCCGAATTAAAAGGAAACTCAATTCTAGAATACAGAAGATATATTAAAGATAATTATGATTATTTACGAACTAGCTTAATGTATGAACCTAGAGGTCATGCAGATATGTATGGTTGTATTTTATTACCTTCAAACGATGAAGATGATGCCGATTTTGGAATACTTTTCATGCACAATGAAGGCTATAGCACAATGTGTGGACATGCCATTATTGCAATCAGTACATTGGCTGTAGAAATGAAATGGATTGAAGTACAAGAAGGAAAAAACACACTTAAGATTGATGCACCTTGCGGAAGGATACTATCTTTTGTTAATGTAAAAAATGGTAGTATTGAAAGCGTCTGTTTTCATTGTGTTCCTAGCTTTGTAGTTGCACTTGATTGTTCTATTATTATACCCGAACTTGGTAAGCTAACTTATGATTTAGCTTATGGTGGTGCGTTTTATGCTTATGTTGATCTGACCAAAAACAATTTAAACCTCTCTTTAAGCGCTCAAAACTATCGAAAAATAATAGATCTAGGAATGACGATTAAACACGCTGTAATGGAAAGTAACAAAGACATACTGCACCCCTTTGAATCGGACTTAAGTTTTTTATATGGTACTATTTTTTCAGATGTTCCAAATAACAAAAACAATGATTTAAGAAATGTTTGTGTTTTTGCAGATGGAGAAGTTGATCGTTCACCCACAGGTTCAGGAGTTTCAGGAAGAGTAGCAATTGAACATGCTCGAAACTCATTATCAAAGAACAAAACACTATCTATTGAAAGCATTACTGATTCTGTTTTTAAATGTGCCATGATTGAAGAAACTATTTATGGTCAATACAATGCAGTAATTCCAGAAGTATCTGGAAGTGCTCATATAACAGGAATGCATACTTTTTTAATTGACCCAAAAGATCCTATGAAAAATGGCTTTATATTTAGATAG
- a CDS encoding TPM domain-containing protein: protein MTNLIFKIIKFLLGITLLLMHFVGFSQYDIPEKPSSQTSVYDYAGVLSESEKAQLENKLVKFSDSTTTQIVIVTINDLKGEDIGLLTPNWAQKWGIGQADTDNGILVLLSKKDRKIWISPGYGLEHKLTAGINGELIRNVIIPEFKAGSYYNGLDKGTTAIFEVIKGTYKGERKRNSKGSNFPIFIFILFFIILIILISRNKNNRGGGSGGRHGGPDLMDIIILSSLGRGSGGGSFGGGSSGGGFGGGGFGGGFGGGGFSGGGAGGSW, encoded by the coding sequence ATGACAAATTTAATTTTTAAAATAATAAAATTTCTATTAGGAATAACACTATTACTAATGCATTTTGTAGGGTTTTCTCAATATGATATTCCTGAGAAACCATCATCACAAACATCTGTTTATGACTATGCAGGTGTTTTAAGTGAGTCGGAAAAAGCGCAATTAGAAAACAAATTAGTTAAATTCTCTGACTCTACTACAACTCAAATCGTTATCGTTACTATTAACGATTTAAAAGGAGAAGACATTGGCTTACTTACTCCTAATTGGGCACAAAAATGGGGAATAGGTCAAGCAGATACCGACAATGGAATTCTAGTTTTATTATCAAAAAAAGATAGAAAAATATGGATTTCTCCTGGTTATGGCTTAGAGCACAAGCTAACTGCTGGTATAAACGGGGAACTTATTCGAAATGTAATAATCCCAGAGTTCAAAGCTGGAAGTTATTATAATGGTCTAGATAAAGGTACAACAGCTATTTTTGAAGTCATTAAAGGAACCTACAAAGGAGAGAGGAAACGAAACAGTAAAGGAAGTAATTTTCCAATTTTTATTTTTATACTCTTTTTCATCATCTTGATCATCCTGATTTCCCGAAACAAAAACAATCGTGGTGGTGGTTCTGGAGGAAGACATGGTGGACCAGACTTAATGGATATAATCATACTAAGTAGCCTAGGTCGTGGAAGCGGTGGAGGAAGTTTTGGTGGTGGTTCTTCTGGAGGTGGTTTTGGAGGCGGAGGCTTCGGTGGCGGTTTTGGAGGAGGTGGCTTCTCTGGAGGTGGTGCAGGAGGTAGTTGGTAA
- a CDS encoding TPM domain-containing protein: MSKTEDFLTASEEQEIVQAIVAAEKDTSGEIRVHIEEHSEKPPLERAQEVFFSLEMQNTKERNGVLFYVGVTDKQFAILGDEGINKVVGDDFWNSTKDIVLKHFKNKNNKDGLVNGIIEAGKRLKTFFPYQSDDTNELPNEISRG; encoded by the coding sequence ATGTCTAAAACAGAAGATTTCTTAACAGCAAGCGAAGAACAAGAAATTGTTCAAGCTATTGTAGCCGCAGAAAAAGACACTTCGGGAGAGATCCGAGTACATATTGAAGAACATTCAGAAAAACCTCCGCTCGAAAGAGCACAGGAGGTTTTTTTTTCCTTAGAAATGCAAAATACTAAAGAGAGAAACGGAGTACTTTTCTATGTTGGCGTGACTGATAAACAATTTGCTATTCTTGGTGACGAGGGTATTAATAAAGTTGTAGGTGATGATTTTTGGAATTCAACAAAAGATATTGTTTTGAAACATTTCAAAAACAAAAATAATAAGGACGGATTAGTTAATGGAATCATTGAGGCTGGGAAACGATTGAAAACGTTTTTTCCTTATCAATCTGACGATACTAATGAGCTTCCAAATGAAATATCAAGAGGATAA
- a CDS encoding LemA family protein, whose protein sequence is MKKFLPWIVIGLLVIIGYSYFKGINNTAVKLNQNIEEAWGNVETSYQRRNDLIGNLVKTVKGAADFEKSTLEAVINARAKATSVTIDPTNITPEQLTQFNEAQGGLTGALGKLLVSVERYPDLKANQNFLKLQDELSSTENQILTARTRFNEAVKPYNNHVTIFPNSIFAGWFGFKEKAYFKAVAGAEKPTEVEFDFK, encoded by the coding sequence ATGAAAAAATTCTTACCGTGGATAGTTATTGGCTTATTAGTTATAATTGGATATAGTTATTTCAAAGGCATAAATAATACAGCCGTAAAACTAAACCAAAACATTGAAGAAGCATGGGGAAATGTAGAAACCTCATACCAACGTAGAAATGACTTAATCGGAAATTTAGTTAAAACTGTTAAAGGTGCTGCTGATTTTGAAAAATCAACACTTGAAGCAGTAATAAATGCTAGAGCAAAAGCTACTTCTGTAACAATAGACCCTACAAACATTACTCCTGAACAATTAACTCAATTTAATGAAGCGCAAGGAGGATTAACAGGTGCTTTAGGTAAATTATTAGTATCTGTAGAAAGATATCCAGATCTAAAAGCCAATCAAAACTTCTTAAAGTTACAAGATGAATTATCGAGTACTGAGAATCAAATATTAACAGCAAGAACACGTTTTAATGAAGCCGTTAAGCCTTATAATAATCACGTAACAATATTCCCTAATAGCATTTTTGCAGGCTGGTTTGGTTTTAAAGAAAAAGCTTATTTCAAAGCAGTTGCAGGTGCAGAAAAACCAACTGAAGTAGAATTTGATTTTAAATAA